Genomic DNA from Methylocystis sp. MJC1:
GACGCCAAGGGAACACGCAAGCCGGCGGAAGCCTTCCTCGCTTTTCTCTTCGAGCCGGCGACGCAGGCGACAATCGCGAAATACGGCTATCGCCCTGCCTATCCGCAGCATGCCGCCAAAGAGGATTTGCGGCGCTTCGCCAAGATCGACCTCGTTACCATCGACAAGCAATTCGGCGGCTGGCCGGCGGCGCAGAAGAAGTTCTTTGCAGATGGCGGGGTGTTCGACGAGATTCAGAAACGGTGATGCGCCCGGGCGTAGCGCTCAAAGCTGCGCCAGCGCCCTCACGAAGCCGATGCGCCGATCAACGGGGCGAAGCTTTGCGGCCTCTCACGCTGTCGGCTGGCTTCTTTCCGAAAAAGCGCGGAAATCCGGCGACCAGAAAGGCGAAGGCGATCGCCGTATGGGGCGCGGTGATCGAGAGGTGATAGGCCAGCGCCGCCGAGATCGCTTTTTCCGCCGACACCCCATGCGCCGTCGTCAGATAGGCGACGATGCCCGCCTCGAACACGCCAAGCCCCGCGGGGCTGGCGGGGACAGCGATCGCCAGTGCGCCGATCGCGAGCAGCGTCATGGCGGAAAGCACGCCAAAGTCGATCTCGGGAAAGATCGTCCTGAAGAGGACCAGGACCAGACAGACATTCATGGTCCAGATCAGCGCGGTGCAAAGCGCAGCTCGTGGGACGCTTTGATGTGCGAGCAGCGTTTCCGCCTGTCGCACGAAAGACTCGAGCCGCGTGCTTTTCAGTATTTTCCATTCCGACGGTCGCAAGACGCCCGTCTTCGGCCGAAACCGCGCGAGCAGTAAAATGCTCGGGACGAGGATCAGGGCGAGTGCAAGAGGCGTCGATGGCGGGACGTCGACAAACGGCGACTGCGTGCTGGCGACAATGAGGGCAAGCGCGACGACCGCCAAGAGATCATAGAGCTTCTCGATCACGACCGCGGCGCCGAGGCTACCGAGCGGAAAGCCAAAATATGCCCCGCCCACATAGATCTTCGCGGCTTCCCCGACCCGGAAGGGGATCAGGCTGTTCAGCGTGAAGCCGACATTCGCGATGAGAAAACAGGGAAGCGGTTTTGTCTGCAATATCGCGGCGAGCCGCAATCCATAAAGCGTCAGAACCGCCGCGTTCATGGCCATTGCGACGAGAATGGCGTGCACCGGCGTTTGCCGCAGTTGGTCCAGCACATTCCGGTAGCTCACCTTATCGCTGAGCCAATAAGCGACATAAATGAAAAGGCATGCGTTTAGCGTAAGCGCAATATGCCGGCCGTGTCCGGCGAAGAGTTTCGTCGATCGCGCGAGCATATTGCTTTGCGGCGATAGCGCCGGGGGCATGCTGATTGCCTCTCGGAAGGGCGGTTGAGTAGTTACGAGTGGCTCAGATGGACGCCAAAAAAATGGCCGGCGCAAGGGCCGGCCATATCGATCACTCGGCAACCGCGCGGCTTACGCCATATACTGGCCGCCGTTGACGGTCAGCGTCGAGCCGGTGATGAAGCCGGCGTCATCCGCGGCCAGGAACACGACAGCGCGGGCGATCTCCTCCGGCTCGCCGAGGCGGCCGACGGCGATATAGGGGATGATGTGCTTGTCGAGCACGTCCTGCGGCACGGCCTTCACCATGTCGGTGCCGATATAGCCCGGCGCGATGGCGTTGACGGTGATGCCCTTGGAGGCGCTCTCCTGCGCCAGCGCCTTCACGAAGCCGATGTCGCCGGCCTTGGAGGCCGAGTAGTTCGTCTGGCCGGCCTGGCCCTTCTGGCCATTGATCGACGAGATGACGATGATGCGGCCGAAACCACGGTCGCGCATGCCGTTGATGACCGGGCGCGTGACGTTGAAGAGCGAGTTCAGGTTGGTGTTGATCACCGCCTGCCACTGCGCGAGCTCCATCTTGTGGAACAGGCGGTCCTTGGTGATGCCGGCGTTGTTGACGAGGATCTCGACCGGGCCGAGGTCCTTCTCGATGGCGGCGACGCCGGCCGCGCAAGCGTCGTAATCGGACACGTCGAACTTATAGACCGGAATGCCGGTCTCGGCCTTGAACTTGTTGGCGGCCTCGTCATTGCCGGCATAGGTGGCGGCAACATTGTAACCAGCGGCCTTCAGCGCCTTCGAAATCGCCTCGCCGATGCCGCGCGTGCCGCCCGTGACAACTGCAACTCTCGCCATTTTGGATGTCTCCCTTGGTTTCGTCTCAAAAGAAAAGCCGGCGCCGGACCGCGAACCCTAAGGGCTCGCTCGTCGACGGCGCCGGAAAAATGCTCGCCGGTAGGCGCGTGGTTCGCTCTTAGCGCTCCACGGTCAGGGCGATGCCCATGCCGCCGCCGATGCACAGCGTCGCGAGGCCCTTCTTGGCGTTGCGGCGGCCCATCTCATGCAGCAGGGTGATGAGAACGCGCGCGCCCGAAGCGCCGATCGGATGGCCGATGGCGATGGCGCCGCCATTGACGTTCACGATGTCCGTGTTCCAGCCCATGTCCTTGTTGACGGCGAGGGCCTGAGCGGCGAAGGCCTCATTGGCCTCGACGAGATCGAGGTCGGAGACCTTCCAGCCGGCCTTCTCCAGCGCCTTGCGCGAGGCCGGGATCGGGCCCGAGCCCATCTCCGACGGATCGACGCCGGCGGTCGCCCAGGAGGCGATGCGGGCGAGCGGGGTGAGGCCGCGCTTGGCCGCCTCGGCCGCGCTCATCACGACGAGCGCCGCGCCGCCGTCATTGATGCCGGAGGCGTTGGCCGCCGTCACCGTGCCGTCCTTGATGAAGGCCGGACGCAGCTTGGAGACGCCTTCGAGCGTCACGCCGTGCTTGACATATTCGTCGGCGTCGACCGTCACGTCGCCCTTGCGGGTCGAGATCGTGAAGGGGACGATCTCGTCCTTGAACTTGCCGGCCTTCTGGGCGGCTTCGGCCTTGTTCTGCGAGGCGACGGCGAAAGCGTCCTGCTCCTCGCGGGTGATCTGCCACTTCTTGGCGACGTTCTCGGCGGTGATGCCCATGTGGTAGTTGTTGAAGGCGTCGGTGAGGCCGTCCATGATCATCGTGTCGATGAACTTCATGTCGCCCATCTTGGTGCCGGCGCGCAGATGCGCGGCGTGGGCCGAGAGCGACATGGACTCCTGGCCGCCGGCGACGATGATCTGGGCGTCGCCCGCCTGGATCTGCTGGGCGGCGAGCGCGACGGCGCGCAGGCCCGAGCCGCAGACCTGATTGACGGTGAAAGCGGTCTTGGAGTCCGGAACGCCGGCCTTGATGGCCGTCTGGCGGGCCGGGTTCTGGCCCTGGGCGGCGGTCAGCACCTGGCCGAGGATGACTTCGTCGACCACGCCGGCTTCGAGCTTGGCGCGCTCCAGGGCGGCTTTGACAGCAGCGGCGCCGAGCTCGTGGGCCGGAACCGTCGCAAAGGCTCCGTTGAACGATCCGACGGCGGTGCGCGCCGCGGAAACGATCACGATATCGGTCGTCATTTCTGTCTCCCTTTCAAAGATAGGTTGGGCTCTCGAGCCCCTGAGCGCCCAGCCGGGGCGGTCTTGGTTGAGCATTTCGCGCTTGCGTTCGTCAAGCCGTGGCCCGTTTTGCACGGAATTAGCCGCGAGCGAAAGCTGTCCATGAGGAAAATATTGCCGCAGGCGCCAAAATGCGCTTATCGTCAAGCGGCTGGGCTTGACCGTTTTTCAGGCAGCCCGCCGGCGAGGGGAGCGGTGTCAGGCGTATGGCGAACGAGAAGAAACCGACCGTAATCAAGAAATACGCCAACCGTCGGCTCTATGACACGGGGACGAGCACTTACGTTACGCTGGAGGATCTCGCCACGATGGTCAAGCGCGGCGAGGATTTCGTCGTTTGCGACGCCAAGAGCGGCGAGGACATCACCCGGCCGGTTCTGACCCAGATCATCTTCGAGCAGGAGGGCAAGGACGGCCAGAGCCTGCTGCCGATCGCCTTCTTGCGTCAGCTCATCCGCTTCTACGGCGACAGCATGCAGATGCTGGTGCCGAGCTATCTCGAGTTCTCGATCGACAAGCTCACCAAGGAACAGCAAAAATTCCGCGACCAATTCTCCTCCGCGCTGCCGCCGGGCCCCTTCACTGAGCCCACCCGGCAGGCCTTCCAGGCGATGGAGGAGCAGGCGCGCAAGAACATGGCCGTGTTCCGGCAGGCGCTTACCATGTTCAACCCCTTTGGCTTGCCGGCCGAAAACATTTCGAGCGGGGCGTCGTCCTCGATCGACGGGCACGAAGCCTCGGCCGCTGCAGGCAAGGAGGCGGGCGACGTCGCCGAGCTGAAACGGCAACTCGACGAGCTCAATAAGCGTATCGATAATCTCTCCAAACCCGGCTGATGATTTACACCTCATAGCCGACTGGATACGAATTTTAAGGGACTTTGCCTTTCAATAGGCGCTCAGGTTGCGCTGGCGGATAGCGCGCTTTGGGCGTTTTGAGAGCATGGGCCACATTATCGATACGGTTGCGACCCTTACCGATCACCGGGATAGGAACGCGCTCGTAGACACATTGTTATCGGTGTTTCACGGTCTGCTGGGCGCTTCCCGGCTGACTCTTTGGAATATTGTCGACCGGAAGGGATCGGTGTGGATACGCCGGCGGGCGGATTTCGGATCGCCGCGCGGCGAAGAGATCGAAGCTCCCGCGCCCCAGCCCAGCAATATGCTTATCCCCCTCGAGACGTGCGGCGCCTTGCGCGATTGTTTCAATTCGAAAGAGCCATCGTGCGGCGCGGCGGGCCCGGCGGGCGGGGTGCGCTACGTCTTTCCCGTCATGGATGGGCAGGAAGTGATCGACCTGCTGGAGGTCACGCGTTCTTCGCCCCTCAGTCACGAACAGCAGCGCATGATCACGGGGATGCTGCGCATCTACCGCAACCATCTGGGCATATTGGACTACGGAGACTGCGACGAGCTCACGGGGCTGCGCAACCGGCGAACCTTCCACGACAGCTTCGCAAGGCTCGGCAGTTGCGCCGGCTGCCAGGAAAAATGCAACAACGTGCGCACGCCTTGCGCGCGCTACCCCTATCTTGCGGTCGTCGACATCGACCATTTCAAGCGCGTCAACGACTCCTTCGGCCATCCGTTCGGGGACGAGGTTTTGGTTCTCTTCGCGGGTTTGCTGCGGGAGTGCTTCAGCGATCACGACCGCTTGTTCAGATTTGGCGGGGAAGAGTTTCTGGTCATTCTTGACCACGCGACAATGGATGAGGCCTTTGGCGCGCTCGAGAATTTCAGAAACAGGATCGAGGTATTCCGTTTTCCGCAGGTCGGGCCGATAACGGCCAGCGTCGGCTATACGCGGGTGACCGGCGGGGATACTGGCGCAAGCGCCTTCGGCCGCGCCGATGCGGCGCTTTATGTCGCCAAGCAAAGCGGGCGGAATCAGATCCGCTCGCATGAGATGCTGGTGGCTGACGGGCTGATACAGGGCAAGATCGCCGTCGGCCAGGACGTCGAGCTGTTTTGAGCCAGGGACCGCGAGCCTGCAGGCGCGCATCGTTTGTTGACAAACCTCCGAGGCGGCCTCGTCCTTCGAGACGCGAGCTTCGCTCGCTCCTCAGGAAGAGGCCTAAGTGTTTGACGAAGTTTCAGAGGCTCCTCATGCTGAGGAGCCTGCGCAGCAGGCGTCTCGAAGCACGAGGGGCGTCATCGCCACTTTGTCAACAGTCTGCGCGCGCCTTCAGGCGCGCATTTGTCCAGCGAGCCGGAAGGCTCGCGGTCCAGGGTCCTCCGCCGGTCGTTACGTATTGAACCGGAAGTGCATCACGTCGCCGTCGGCGACGACATAGTCCTTGCCTTCCAGCCGCAGCCTTCCCGCATCGCGCGCGCCCGCTTCGCCCTTGTAGGCGACGTAATCGTCATAGGCGATGGTTTCGGCGCGGATGAAGCCCTTCTCGAAATCGGTGTGGATCACGCCTGCGGCCTGTGGCGCGCGCGTGCCTTTTTCGATGGTCCAGGCGCGGGCCTCCTTCGGGCCGACGGTAAAATAGGTGATGAGATGCAACAGGTCGTAACCGGCGCGGATGACGCGATTGAGGCCGGGCTCCGTGAGGCCGACCGCCTCTAGAAAGTCCTTCTGCTCCTCGATGGGCATCACCGCGATCTCGCTCTCGATCTTGGCGGAGACGACGACCGAGGCGGCGCCTTCCTCGGCGGCGCGGGCGGCAACCTTGGCGGAATTGGCGTTGCCTTCGGCGGCTGAGGTTTCCTCCACATTGCAGACATAGAGAACGGGCTTCGATGACAGGAGCCCAAGCCCGTTGAAGTTTACGCGCTCTTCCTCGGCGACCTTCGCCATGCGGGCCGGCTTGCCGTCGCGCAGCAGAACCAGGCAGCGGTTCATGAGGTCGAGAAGCTCCTTGGACTCCTTGTCGCCGCCCTTGGCCTTCTTCTCCAGCGGGACGACGCGCTTCTCGAGACTTTCGAGGTCAGCGAGCATCAGCTCGGTTTCGATCGTTTCTATGTCGCGGATCGGATCGACGCCGCCTTCGACATGGGTCACGTCGCCGTCCTCGAAGCAGCGCACGACATGGGCGATGGCGTCGCATTCGCGGATATTGGCGAGAAACTGATTGCCCAGCCCTTCGCCTTTGGAGGCGCCACGCACGAGGCCCGCGATATCGACGAAGGTCAGCCGCGTGGGAATGATCTGCTTGGAGCCGGCCACCCTGGTGAGTTCTTCCAGGCGCGGGTCGGGCACCGCCACTTCGCCGACATTCGGCTCGATGGTGCAGAAGGGGTAATTTGCGGCCTGCGCCGCCGCCGTCTGGGTCAGCGCGTTGAAAAGGGTCGATTTGCCGACATTCGGCAGACCGACGATGCCGCATTTAAAGCCCATAGCCGTCCCGTTCGATTGGTGAATGTTTCGTTGGCGGGCGGTATGGGGGGCGCCGGCGCAAAAGGCAAGGGGCGCCGAAGCGCCCCTGCTATTTGTCTTTATTCCCGCGACGGGCTGTCGTCAGAGGCTCTTCAAATATTCGAGGAGCGCCTTCTTCTCCTCGGGCGCCAGTTTCGTCCCGAACTCATGGCCGCAGCGGCTGTTGCCCGAGTCGCGCTTGGAGCAGTCGTCCGCCGTATAGGTCGAGTTCAGACCCGGCTGATCCTTGGCCAGACCGACATTCTCGATATCGTAGTTCACGCCGACCTTGAAGGAAGCCGGGCGCTCGGCAGCCGGTTTCAGCAGATCGGCGAGCGTCGGCACCGAGCCGTTGTGCAGATAGGGCGCGACAGCCCAAATGCCCTTCATCACGCGCGATTCATATTTGATGGGGGCCGCTGTTTCGGGCTTCGCGTAAAGGTTCTTCAGAGCCGATTTGATCTGGCTGTTAATCGCCGCCTGCAGCTGCTGCGGCGATCTCGAATCCCGCTGGATGCAGGCGTCGACGATCGGCTTGAAGACGTCCAGGCCGAAATGCAGCGGCGCCTCCAGGATCGAGCCGATCACGGACACGCCGAGAATGGAGAAAATCTTGTCCCTGGGCTTCAACGGCGTGTCTGCGCCGGGAACCAGCGGGATGAACGCCCCTTCCAGCACGCCCGTATCGGCTTCTCGCGCGAGGATTTTATATTCGCGCGAATCCGTTTCGACGTCCTGAAGCGGCGTCGCCCAGGTATTGGGATTGCAGAGACGCGGCTCTCCCGCCGTCTCGGCGTGGCAGCCGCTCGCGCAATCCTTTTCGTAGATCGCTTTGCCTCGCGTGACGAGATCAGGGTCGAGCTTCCAGGGCCATTTCGGCGGGTCGATTTTCTTGAGCAGGAATTCGAGCTGCTGCAAGCCGGCGAAGTTAAGCGAGGACTCGTTGAGAAAATCGACGATGTTCAGATCCGGCAGAATCTTCGAGGGGCGATAGACGCCGAACACGCCGTAAACCTCGCCGACATTCCTCGCGAGGCCGAGAATGTCATCGCCGTTCTTCGCGAATCCAGGCCATTGGGTGATGTCCTGGATGGGCGCATTCCAAACGAAGGGATAGCGCACGGGCGCGTCGGCGCGCGCGATATTCTCTTCGATGATCCGCAGCGGCGGGTGGCCGATATCGAGGCCCGCAACGCGGTTGAAGATCATCGAGACCGCATCGGCGCGGCCGACGCCCCAGCCGGGTGTCGGAAGCGCGCGCGTCATCAGCGTGTGATAGGGCTTGAACCATGCCTCGACGTCGTCATGCAGTTGCTTATGCGCATGCGGGCTCTGCGAACCGACAGCTTTTGCGAATTCGTCGAAGGCGGCTTGATCGGTAAGGATTTTCTCGACTGCCTTGTCGAGATCCGTCAGGAAAGACTGGAAATCGGATAGCGCCGGCCCGCCGTCGATGCGCCAGGAGGCGCCCTGGACGTTGATTTGACGAACGTGGCAGCCGGAGCATGTCATGCTCAGCGTCCTGACGCCGCTTTCCGAGGCGGTCAGGAACCCGACGGGCAGGCCTGGCGTCGGGCTTTCAGGATTGGGCAGATAGCCGTAGCGGGCCATGCTGTCGTCGAGGAAGCCCGTGCCGTCGGTGCGCTTCAAGGCTTTGAACCAAGCGAAGGGAATGATTCGCGCGCCCTGGTCCCGCGTATAAAAGTCGTTACGGTTCGCCTGGGTCCATTGGCTCCCTTGGTTCGCGTAAGTCACTTCCGCTGCGGATGGAAAAGCGCTTGCCAGGGTTATGAGCGATGCGGCACCGAGTGTGGCGACTGACGACATAAATCTTTCGTATTTTGACATGTTTTCTCCCCCAAATGAATCAGAATGAATATTTTGCGGGAGAAGAGCACGAAATATGCCTTTCATCAACTGGAGTTGCATTGCGCAACCCATGCTCCGCGACAAGATTGCGTCGAATTGAGTTGACCCCTGCCGCCTCGCGGTTGAAAAACCGGTAAAAATGTTCATGGCGCGCCCCGGCGGAGCAGGGGGCGCGAGAGAGACGGCGAGCGGATGGCGACGAGCAGGATGACGAAATGCGCGCGGTTGATCGGCGCGGGCCTTATCGCGGGCGCATGGATCGAGGCGGCGCCGGTGTTGGGGCAAAGCGCGCCGTCGGTCGCCGCTCCGGCCTCTCCCGCTCCAGCGCCGGCCCCCGCCGCTGCGCCCCCCGCTCTTCCAGTTCCGGCGACTCCGGCTGCGCCCGTCGATCAGGCTGCGCCGGCTCCCGCGGTTGAAGCCAGCGCGCCGGCGCTAAAGCCGAAACCCAAGCCTCGTCCGCCGGCGCCGCCGCGCGAGATGGCGCTCTCCGACGATCCGACCCCGGTGCTTCAGCCGGAGACTTTCTTCACCACCTCCAAGGCCTCTGAGCGTTACGCCCACATTGTCGATCTCGGGGGCTGGCCGATGGTGGGCGTAAGCTTGCGCGCCGGCGCGAAGGGCCCGGCGGTCGCCACCCTGCGCCGGCGTCTCGCGGCGGAGGACGACACGCTCGCCGACACGCGCAAGCAGAGCTGGGACAACGAGCTCACAGCGGCCGTGAAGCGTTTTCAGTATCGCATGGGTCTGAAGCAGACCGGCGTCGTCGCCGGCGCCACGTTGCGCGCGCTCGACGTGCCCGCGACCGTGCGCTTCCGCCAGCTCGCCTCCAGCGCGCAGCGGCTCGCGGGCGTCGATTTCCCCTTTGGTCCGCGTTACATCGTGGTCAATATTCCCTCGACGGCAGTCGACGCCGTTGAGAACGACCGCGTGGTGCGCCGCTATGCGGCGATTGTCGGCGATCCCGAGCACCACTCGCCGGAAGTGCAGGCGAAGGTCGTCGCGGTCAACATCAATCCGACCTGGACCGTGCCGGTCTCGATCATCAAGAACGAGATCGCGCCGCATATGCTGAAGGACCCCAGCTATCTCACCCGACAGCGCATTCGCGTGCTGAACAACAAGGGCGAGCAGGTCGATCCGCGCTCGATCAATTGGGCGAGCGAGCGCGCGGTTAATTATACGCTGCGACAGGATTCCGGCGTGGGCAATTCGCTGGGCTCGATCCGCATTTCTATGCCCAATGCGCATTCGGTCTATATGCACGACACGCCGTCGCGCAATCTCTTCGCCAATGATTATCGCTTCCTCTCGCATGGCTGCGTGCGCGTGCAGGGCGTCATTGATCTCGCGAGTTGGATTCTCGACGGCGCCAATGGACCGCAGATGAGCAAGGACGACATCAACGCAAAGATTGCGAGCG
This window encodes:
- a CDS encoding lysylphosphatidylglycerol synthase transmembrane domain-containing protein → MPPALSPQSNMLARSTKLFAGHGRHIALTLNACLFIYVAYWLSDKVSYRNVLDQLRQTPVHAILVAMAMNAAVLTLYGLRLAAILQTKPLPCFLIANVGFTLNSLIPFRVGEAAKIYVGGAYFGFPLGSLGAAVVIEKLYDLLAVVALALIVASTQSPFVDVPPSTPLALALILVPSILLLARFRPKTGVLRPSEWKILKSTRLESFVRQAETLLAHQSVPRAALCTALIWTMNVCLVLVLFRTIFPEIDFGVLSAMTLLAIGALAIAVPASPAGLGVFEAGIVAYLTTAHGVSAEKAISAALAYHLSITAPHTAIAFAFLVAGFPRFFGKKPADSVRGRKASPR
- the phbB gene encoding acetoacetyl-CoA reductase, with the translated sequence MARVAVVTGGTRGIGEAISKALKAAGYNVAATYAGNDEAANKFKAETGIPVYKFDVSDYDACAAGVAAIEKDLGPVEILVNNAGITKDRLFHKMELAQWQAVINTNLNSLFNVTRPVINGMRDRGFGRIIVISSINGQKGQAGQTNYSASKAGDIGFVKALAQESASKGITVNAIAPGYIGTDMVKAVPQDVLDKHIIPYIAVGRLGEPEEIARAVVFLAADDAGFITGSTLTVNGGQYMA
- a CDS encoding acetyl-CoA C-acetyltransferase, producing MTTDIVIVSAARTAVGSFNGAFATVPAHELGAAAVKAALERAKLEAGVVDEVILGQVLTAAQGQNPARQTAIKAGVPDSKTAFTVNQVCGSGLRAVALAAQQIQAGDAQIIVAGGQESMSLSAHAAHLRAGTKMGDMKFIDTMIMDGLTDAFNNYHMGITAENVAKKWQITREEQDAFAVASQNKAEAAQKAGKFKDEIVPFTISTRKGDVTVDADEYVKHGVTLEGVSKLRPAFIKDGTVTAANASGINDGGAALVVMSAAEAAKRGLTPLARIASWATAGVDPSEMGSGPIPASRKALEKAGWKVSDLDLVEANEAFAAQALAVNKDMGWNTDIVNVNGGAIAIGHPIGASGARVLITLLHEMGRRNAKKGLATLCIGGGMGIALTVER
- the phaR gene encoding polyhydroxyalkanoate synthesis repressor PhaR; the encoded protein is MANEKKPTVIKKYANRRLYDTGTSTYVTLEDLATMVKRGEDFVVCDAKSGEDITRPVLTQIIFEQEGKDGQSLLPIAFLRQLIRFYGDSMQMLVPSYLEFSIDKLTKEQQKFRDQFSSALPPGPFTEPTRQAFQAMEEQARKNMAVFRQALTMFNPFGLPAENISSGASSSIDGHEASAAAGKEAGDVAELKRQLDELNKRIDNLSKPG
- a CDS encoding GGDEF domain-containing protein; translated protein: MGHIIDTVATLTDHRDRNALVDTLLSVFHGLLGASRLTLWNIVDRKGSVWIRRRADFGSPRGEEIEAPAPQPSNMLIPLETCGALRDCFNSKEPSCGAAGPAGGVRYVFPVMDGQEVIDLLEVTRSSPLSHEQQRMITGMLRIYRNHLGILDYGDCDELTGLRNRRTFHDSFARLGSCAGCQEKCNNVRTPCARYPYLAVVDIDHFKRVNDSFGHPFGDEVLVLFAGLLRECFSDHDRLFRFGGEEFLVILDHATMDEAFGALENFRNRIEVFRFPQVGPITASVGYTRVTGGDTGASAFGRADAALYVAKQSGRNQIRSHEMLVADGLIQGKIAVGQDVELF
- the ychF gene encoding redox-regulated ATPase YchF, translating into MGFKCGIVGLPNVGKSTLFNALTQTAAAQAANYPFCTIEPNVGEVAVPDPRLEELTRVAGSKQIIPTRLTFVDIAGLVRGASKGEGLGNQFLANIRECDAIAHVVRCFEDGDVTHVEGGVDPIRDIETIETELMLADLESLEKRVVPLEKKAKGGDKESKELLDLMNRCLVLLRDGKPARMAKVAEEERVNFNGLGLLSSKPVLYVCNVEETSAAEGNANSAKVAARAAEEGAASVVVSAKIESEIAVMPIEEQKDFLEAVGLTEPGLNRVIRAGYDLLHLITYFTVGPKEARAWTIEKGTRAPQAAGVIHTDFEKGFIRAETIAYDDYVAYKGEAGARDAGRLRLEGKDYVVADGDVMHFRFNT
- a CDS encoding di-heme-cytochrome C peroxidase, whose product is MSSVATLGAASLITLASAFPSAAEVTYANQGSQWTQANRNDFYTRDQGARIIPFAWFKALKRTDGTGFLDDSMARYGYLPNPESPTPGLPVGFLTASESGVRTLSMTCSGCHVRQINVQGASWRIDGGPALSDFQSFLTDLDKAVEKILTDQAAFDEFAKAVGSQSPHAHKQLHDDVEAWFKPYHTLMTRALPTPGWGVGRADAVSMIFNRVAGLDIGHPPLRIIEENIARADAPVRYPFVWNAPIQDITQWPGFAKNGDDILGLARNVGEVYGVFGVYRPSKILPDLNIVDFLNESSLNFAGLQQLEFLLKKIDPPKWPWKLDPDLVTRGKAIYEKDCASGCHAETAGEPRLCNPNTWATPLQDVETDSREYKILAREADTGVLEGAFIPLVPGADTPLKPRDKIFSILGVSVIGSILEAPLHFGLDVFKPIVDACIQRDSRSPQQLQAAINSQIKSALKNLYAKPETAAPIKYESRVMKGIWAVAPYLHNGSVPTLADLLKPAAERPASFKVGVNYDIENVGLAKDQPGLNSTYTADDCSKRDSGNSRCGHEFGTKLAPEEKKALLEYLKSL
- a CDS encoding L,D-transpeptidase family protein → MATSRMTKCARLIGAGLIAGAWIEAAPVLGQSAPSVAAPASPAPAPAPAAAPPALPVPATPAAPVDQAAPAPAVEASAPALKPKPKPRPPAPPREMALSDDPTPVLQPETFFTTSKASERYAHIVDLGGWPMVGVSLRAGAKGPAVATLRRRLAAEDDTLADTRKQSWDNELTAAVKRFQYRMGLKQTGVVAGATLRALDVPATVRFRQLASSAQRLAGVDFPFGPRYIVVNIPSTAVDAVENDRVVRRYAAIVGDPEHHSPEVQAKVVAVNINPTWTVPVSIIKNEIAPHMLKDPSYLTRQRIRVLNNKGEQVDPRSINWASERAVNYTLRQDSGVGNSLGSIRISMPNAHSVYMHDTPSRNLFANDYRFLSHGCVRVQGVIDLASWILDGANGPQMSKDDINAKIASGEREEVKLVHAVPVVWVYMTGWASADGTVHFRDDVYHLDEVGGDAGL